One region of Chaetodon auriga isolate fChaAug3 chromosome 5, fChaAug3.hap1, whole genome shotgun sequence genomic DNA includes:
- the neff1 gene encoding low molecular weight neuronal intermediate filament, translating into MSYSSDIYSSSSYRKIFGDAPRSGRVGLGSSSSPSRLHSAGYRSSHRTYGSPSVMSSTTYRRTTAPGRLLSSMPESVMDLAQSTAVTNELKIIRTNEKEQLQGLNDRFVSFIEKVHNLEQQNKVLEAEVMMLRQRNNEPSRLHELYEQEIRELRARVEELTHEKSQMHLDCVQMNDTLERVREKLEEETRLREEAENTLKGYRKDVDDATLARLELEKKVESLLDEIAFLRKVHEEELQELQASLQATQVSVEMDMSKPDLTAALKDIRAQYENLSSRNQVQAEEWYRSKFASVTEAAARNQDAIKHSKEELSEYRRQVQARTLEIEALRGHNEALERQLAEMEDRHNNEIGEMQDTIQQLEGALRSTKGEMSRHLREYQDLLNVKMALDIEIAAYRKLLEGEECRLSSVGGAMVQSGYPGFSYMSARSYTLGAYRKSGAKPEEEEEEAEEEEEEGEENEEEGEEGEEGEEGEEGEEGEEGDDQEEGEGEGEEEEEEEEEEEKPKEKEKEEKEEKEEKEKKKESPTGKNSKS; encoded by the exons ATGAGTTACTCCAGCgacatttacagcagcagctcctaTCGGAAGATCTTTGGAGATGCCCCCCGGTCCGGCCGTGTGGgtctgggcagcagcagcagcccgtCCCGCCTGCACTCTGCGGGATACCGCAGCAGCCATCGCACCTATGGTTCCCCCTCCGTGATGTCCTCCACCACCTACCGCAGGACAACGGCGCCCGgccgcctcctctcctccatgccGGAGTCGGTGATGGACCTGGCCCAGTCCACCGCGGTCACCAATGAGCTCAAGATCATCCGCACCAACGAGAAGGAGCAGTTGCAGGGCCTCAACGACCGCTTCGTGTCTTTCATTGAGAAAGTGCACAACctggagcagcagaacaaagtCCTGGAGGCAGAGGTCATGATGCTGCGGCAGCGCAACAACGAGCCCTCCCGCCTGCACGAGCTGTACGAGCAGGAGATCCGCGAGCTGCGGGCGCGCGTGGAGGAGCTGACGCACGAGAAGAGCCAGATGCACCTGGACTGCGTGCAGATGAACGACACGCTGGAGCGCGTGagggagaagctggaggaggagaccaGGCTGCGCGAGGAGGCGGAGAACACCCTGAAGGGCTACCGGAAGGACGTGGACGACGCCACCCTGGCGCGCCTGGAGTTGGAGAAGAAGGTGGAGTCACTGCTGGACGAGATCGCCTTCCTCAGGAAAGTTCACgaggaagagctgcaggagctgcaggcgTCTCTGCAGGCCACACAG GTGTCTGTGGAGATGGACATGAGCAAACCCGACCTGACTGCCGCCCTGAAGGATATCCGGGCCCAGTATGAGAACCTGTCATCCAGGAATCAGGTCCAGGCAGAGGAGTGGTACCGTTCCAAGTTTGCCAGCGTGACCGAGGCGGCTGCCCGCAACCAGGACGCCATCAAGCATTCAAAGGAGGAGCTGAGCGAGTACCGCAGGCAGGTGCAGGCCCGCACCCTGGAGATCGAGGCCCTCAGGGGTCACAACGAGGCTCTGGAGAGGCAGCTTGCCGAGATGGAGGATCGCCATAACAATGAAATCGGAGAGATGCAA gatACCATTCAGCAGCTGGAGGGTGCCCTGCGCAGCACCAAAGGGGAAATGTCCCGTCACCTGCGTGAATACCAGGACCTGCTGAACGTCAAGATGGCACTGGACATTGAGATCGCTGCCTACAG gaagCTGCTGGAAGGCGAGGAGTGCCGCCTCAGCTCCGTCGGCGGGGCCATGGTCCAGTCCGGATACCCGGGCTTCTCCTACATGTCTGCCCGCAGCTACACCCTTGGGGCCTACAGAAAGTCTGGAGCCaagcctgaggaggaggaagaggaggcggaggaagaagaggaggagggagaagagaatgaggaggagggtgaggagggtgaggagggcgaggagggagaagagggagaggagggagaagaaggagatgaCCAGGAGGAGGGCgagggtgagggagaggaggaggaagaggaggaggaagaggaagagaagccaaaagagaaggagaaggaggagaaggaggagaaggaggagaaggagaagaagaaggagagccCCACCGGCAAGAATAGCAAGAGCTAA